One genomic segment of Phormidium ambiguum IAM M-71 includes these proteins:
- a CDS encoding aliphatic sulfonate ABC transporter substrate-binding protein has protein sequence MISKIKIPRRHFVKVVLPGLASLSTTLILGSCGTSNKNATTLTSPATPISNTINTTNPVSVNPTVIQTKVIRMGYQQAGDLVRVTGVLEKRLEPLGIKVEWAQFAQGPQLMEAMNVGKIDIGSVGETPPIFAQAAGAQIVYLVGQKTTSETGRGSVIAVPPESPIKTIADIKGQKVVFQKASASHYFILRALEDVGLKYSDIQVLSMPTVESRGAFIEGNIPVWVTGDPHLALAEKLGRVRILRDARGIDSPGGYYVGRRQFAQENSELVRIVIEEIDKIEQWAEANPQETAKLIAPEQKLELDVMQKVIDRRTFGRRAISSELIAQQQKVADYFYRNGLLPKPLNVQEAMLTTEQYAAITPATISQK, from the coding sequence ATGATTTCAAAAATTAAAATTCCCCGTCGTCATTTCGTCAAAGTTGTATTACCTGGTTTAGCAAGTTTATCCACTACATTAATATTAGGCAGTTGTGGCACATCAAACAAAAATGCAACAACTCTTACTTCTCCAGCTACTCCAATTAGTAATACCATTAACACCACAAATCCTGTTAGTGTAAATCCCACTGTAATCCAGACTAAAGTGATTCGTATGGGGTATCAACAAGCAGGAGATTTAGTTAGAGTTACAGGTGTATTAGAAAAACGCTTAGAACCTTTAGGTATCAAAGTGGAATGGGCGCAATTTGCCCAAGGGCCACAACTTATGGAAGCCATGAATGTTGGTAAAATTGATATAGGTTCCGTTGGGGAAACTCCACCAATATTTGCTCAAGCTGCGGGTGCTCAAATAGTTTATTTAGTTGGACAAAAAACCACTTCTGAGACTGGGAGAGGAAGCGTAATTGCTGTTCCACCTGAATCTCCTATTAAGACAATAGCAGACATTAAAGGGCAAAAAGTTGTATTCCAAAAAGCTTCTGCTTCCCACTATTTTATCCTCAGAGCTTTAGAAGATGTCGGTTTGAAATACAGCGATATTCAAGTTTTAAGTATGCCGACTGTGGAATCGCGTGGTGCATTTATAGAGGGAAATATTCCTGTTTGGGTAACAGGAGATCCTCATCTAGCTTTAGCAGAGAAACTGGGCAGAGTGCGGATACTTCGGGATGCAAGAGGGATTGATTCACCTGGTGGGTATTATGTTGGACGTAGACAATTTGCTCAAGAAAATTCTGAATTAGTGCGAATAGTCATTGAGGAAATAGATAAAATTGAACAATGGGCAGAAGCAAATCCTCAAGAAACTGCCAAGCTGATTGCACCGGAACAGAAATTAGAATTAGATGTAATGCAAAAAGTGATCGATCGCCGCACCTTTGGCAGAAGAGCAATTAGTTCTGAACTAATTGCTCAACAACAAAAAGTTGCTGATTATTTCTATAGAAATGGCTTGCTACCCAAACCACTCAATGTTCAAGAAGCTATGCTCACCACTGAGCAATATGCCGCAATTACCCCTGCAACTATCAGCCAAAAATAG